One genomic region from Candidatus Endomicrobiellum trichonymphae encodes:
- a CDS encoding ComF family protein, with translation MKIFFLRIANFFHPVTCSVCGDDLSFLSQTKICDKCKESFPVIKNLLCQKCGMPLYDGGEYCCICKKHPKEYAFDKMRSVYLYKDSLRSLILKFKYSGRSFLARDFGLYMYEAMKLHSFYNDAEFIIPVPLNIVRRIKRGYNQAELLANEISIKAGIPILRNVLSRKKITKPQFKLSKLERAKNIKDSFFVKNSGILKSKSVILIDDIATTSATVSACSLALKTVGTKKVYVLTLARD, from the coding sequence ATGAAAATTTTTTTCTTAAGGATTGCTAATTTCTTTCATCCAGTTACATGTTCCGTATGTGGAGACGATTTAAGTTTCTTATCGCAGACAAAAATATGCGATAAATGCAAGGAATCTTTTCCAGTTATAAAGAATCTGCTGTGCCAAAAATGCGGTATGCCATTATATGACGGTGGAGAATATTGTTGTATATGCAAAAAACATCCTAAAGAATATGCTTTTGACAAAATGAGGTCGGTTTATTTATATAAAGATTCATTGCGGAGTCTGATATTAAAATTCAAATATTCAGGCAGGTCTTTTCTTGCAAGAGATTTTGGTTTGTATATGTATGAAGCAATGAAACTGCATAGTTTTTATAACGATGCGGAATTTATAATACCGGTTCCTTTAAATATTGTAAGAAGAATTAAAAGAGGTTACAATCAGGCAGAACTGCTGGCAAATGAAATATCGATTAAGGCAGGCATTCCAATTCTGAGAAATGTTCTATCCAGAAAGAAAATTACAAAACCGCAATTTAAGTTGTCTAAGCTGGAGAGAGCGAAAAATATTAAAGATTCATTTTTTGTAAAAAACAGCGGTATCTTAAAAAGTAAGTCCGTAATATTAATAGATGATATAGCTACAACTTCCGCCACCGTCTCAGCTTGTTCTTTGGCATTAAAGACAGTCGGCACAAAAAAAGTGTATGTGCTGACATTGGCAAGAGACTGA
- a CDS encoding LptF/LptG family permease, with the protein MIKKLHLYTIKESFGSFLLGVAVFSILFILDYVFELVDLFLSKGVSFFLVLKLFAFALPNILRLAIPMSVLFGILIAYGKLSEDNEITAMKSSGVNYRTLSLPIIILVCIISSFLLFFNHFLSPAMNSNFVNLYREILTKKPLIKFTEKTTIELGEYRLYANKVNRKNNTLYEVSIYKFENKDDYCYGYNDEKSDKKSLFLQNNSKAWRIAASSAKVKSYQNGTQFFIYDGYWQKANFSDINNMTHMTFKSYCFFIPISEVMKEQTLSMSEKSSPEILKTIKTCKEQDIPFTANEIEFWIRWIYALAPISFVLIALPIGIMAGKDGKTIGFGMSLSIILVYYMLLILALILSEKEYVPANLIMWLPNITVTAAGICLFTKMVKK; encoded by the coding sequence ATGATAAAAAAACTACATTTATATACTATTAAAGAGTCTTTTGGATCTTTCCTTCTTGGAGTGGCTGTATTTTCTATTCTTTTTATTTTGGATTATGTGTTTGAGCTTGTAGATCTTTTCCTTTCAAAAGGAGTATCCTTTTTTTTAGTTCTAAAATTATTTGCTTTCGCACTTCCCAACATTTTAAGGCTAGCGATACCTATGTCCGTGCTTTTTGGCATATTAATCGCTTACGGGAAACTATCAGAAGACAATGAAATCACGGCAATGAAGTCTTCAGGAGTGAACTATAGAACTCTTTCGCTACCTATAATAATTCTCGTATGCATAATATCTTCTTTCCTTCTGTTTTTTAATCACTTTTTGTCGCCGGCAATGAATTCCAATTTCGTAAATCTCTATCGAGAAATTCTCACAAAAAAACCACTTATCAAATTTACCGAAAAAACAACAATTGAATTGGGAGAATACCGTTTATACGCAAATAAAGTAAACAGAAAAAATAATACTCTCTACGAAGTAAGCATATATAAATTTGAAAATAAGGACGATTATTGTTACGGATATAATGACGAAAAAAGCGATAAAAAAAGTTTATTCTTGCAAAACAACAGCAAAGCGTGGCGTATAGCGGCATCTTCGGCAAAAGTCAAATCCTATCAAAACGGTACCCAGTTCTTTATTTATGACGGTTATTGGCAGAAAGCAAACTTTTCAGATATAAATAATATGACACATATGACTTTTAAGTCTTATTGTTTTTTTATACCGATCTCCGAGGTTATGAAAGAACAAACTTTAAGCATGTCAGAAAAGTCTTCGCCTGAAATCCTTAAAACCATAAAAACCTGTAAAGAACAAGATATTCCCTTTACGGCAAACGAAATTGAATTCTGGATTCGATGGATTTACGCTCTCGCCCCGATTTCTTTTGTGCTTATTGCGTTGCCTATAGGAATAATGGCAGGCAAAGACGGGAAAACCATAGGTTTTGGAATGAGTTTGAGCATCATATTAGTCTACTATATGCTACTTATACTTGCGTTAATCTTAAGCGAAAAAGAGTATGTTCCGGCAAATCTTATAATGTGGCTCCCGAACATTACAGTTACTGCCGCCGGAATTTGTTTATTTACAAAAATGGTAAAAAAATAA
- a CDS encoding LptF/LptG family permease yields the protein MKILYKYITKIFVKIFLFTTAVIALVGIISELFRQTNLYIDNKTPFYLILIHLLSDMPWWLIQALPISALLALLFALGDLSKNNEITAIKAAGINISRIIILFFIMGFVIGTGDFAIKEFIVPKTSLYNKTIEKEKIQKEKINIKTEFYSLIVPALSNTRITIDHLNTEENVMKNIAIEKYSDKFKIEHLILAEVGIWENDSWLLKNGIIRNFNANFWNETYFEQYNSNIHIKPEHMAMAIQDVNYETMNMHALKKYINQLRLFGQTTVRERIILNIRFAAVYAYIVVMMIGIPFAIGFENKLGKILSSTLAMTAALIYWGTQAITKSLGENLILSPFIAAWLPNLIFSAIGIYLLIKVKK from the coding sequence ATGAAAATTCTTTACAAATACATTACTAAAATCTTTGTAAAAATTTTTCTGTTTACGACTGCGGTAATTGCATTAGTAGGAATAATATCCGAATTATTCAGACAGACAAATCTTTATATAGACAATAAAACTCCTTTTTACCTGATACTCATCCACCTGCTCTCAGATATGCCATGGTGGCTTATACAAGCACTTCCCATATCCGCTCTTTTAGCTCTCTTATTTGCTCTCGGAGATTTATCAAAAAATAACGAGATAACAGCAATAAAAGCCGCCGGAATAAATATTTCGAGGATTATTATATTGTTTTTTATAATGGGGTTTGTCATAGGAACAGGCGACTTCGCCATAAAAGAATTTATTGTTCCTAAAACAAGCTTATACAACAAGACAATAGAAAAAGAAAAAATACAGAAAGAAAAAATAAATATAAAAACCGAATTCTATTCTTTAATAGTTCCCGCGTTAAGTAACACAAGAATTACAATAGACCATTTAAACACCGAAGAAAATGTAATGAAAAATATTGCAATAGAAAAATACAGCGACAAATTTAAAATAGAGCATCTCATTTTAGCCGAAGTCGGCATATGGGAGAATGACTCGTGGCTTTTAAAAAACGGAATCATAAGAAATTTTAATGCTAATTTCTGGAATGAAACATATTTTGAACAATATAATTCCAATATACATATAAAACCTGAACATATGGCGATGGCGATACAAGATGTCAACTACGAGACTATGAATATGCACGCGCTTAAAAAATATATCAATCAGCTTAGATTGTTCGGACAAACAACAGTCAGAGAAAGAATTATTTTAAATATACGATTTGCCGCCGTTTACGCTTACATTGTAGTTATGATGATAGGAATTCCTTTTGCTATTGGATTTGAAAACAAACTAGGTAAAATATTAAGCTCTACGCTCGCTATGACTGCCGCACTTATTTACTGGGGAACTCAGGCAATCACAAAGTCGCTTGGCGAGAATCTTATCTTATCGCCATTTATAGCCGCTTGGCTCCCAAATCTAATATTTTCAGCAATTGGAATTTATCTGCTCATTAAAGTAAAGAAATGA
- a CDS encoding energy-coupling factor ABC transporter permease, producing MHIPDGFLNSSLSGGLLASALGMLGFCLGRVLQIATTFADVPVGNNGNTSAGFCESGLSNNAGKYFQKLTIAALWIFAFQMFNIPIQSATSAHPIGGVFAAVLAGPSAGFLIISSVLTVQSLFFADGGILSLGANIFNMAFVGSFLPYYIYKALSEKNYHLAIIAACFFSVLAATLSCLIELDISETVSFTTAFKDMMSLHLIVTLLETVTTMALLKAFKNLAENKNE from the coding sequence ATGCATATCCCTGACGGGTTTCTAAACAGCAGTTTGTCCGGAGGACTGCTTGCCAGCGCATTAGGCATGCTCGGATTCTGTTTAGGAAGAGTTCTCCAAATCGCAACTACATTTGCAGATGTTCCTGTGGGAAATAATGGCAATACAAGTGCCGGATTCTGCGAAAGCGGACTTTCTAACAATGCAGGTAAATATTTCCAAAAGCTGACAATTGCCGCACTGTGGATATTTGCTTTCCAGATGTTCAACATTCCCATACAATCAGCGACTTCGGCACACCCAATAGGGGGAGTATTTGCGGCTGTTCTTGCGGGACCGTCTGCAGGATTTTTAATAATTTCTTCTGTCCTTACCGTTCAGTCTTTATTTTTCGCCGACGGAGGAATACTTTCACTCGGCGCAAATATTTTTAATATGGCTTTTGTCGGTTCTTTTCTTCCCTATTACATTTACAAAGCATTGTCAGAAAAAAATTATCATTTGGCAATCATAGCAGCATGTTTCTTTTCGGTGTTAGCCGCCACTTTATCCTGTCTGATTGAACTCGATATTTCGGAAACCGTATCCTTTACAACAGCTTTTAAAGATATGATGAGTCTGCATTTGATTGTCACTTTACTGGAAACTGTCACTACTATGGCGTTACTTAAAGCATTTAAAAATTTAGCGGAAAATAAAAATGAATAA
- a CDS encoding PDGLE domain-containing protein, with protein MNKKTGAVIFPIFVVLSASLFTSKHPDTLETLAVNYGFDKQAKETVSIFAGYSFPFINNQFLSTLCAGATGLILLYVLYKGINSVVKHFTK; from the coding sequence ATGAATAAAAAAACTGGCGCTGTTATATTTCCTATATTTGTCGTGCTTTCTGCAAGTTTGTTTACTTCTAAACACCCCGATACTTTGGAAACGCTTGCAGTAAACTACGGCTTTGACAAGCAAGCCAAAGAGACGGTTTCAATATTTGCGGGATACTCTTTTCCTTTCATCAATAATCAATTCCTGTCAACTTTATGTGCCGGCGCAACAGGTTTAATTCTGTTGTATGTTTTGTACAAAGGAATAAATAGTGTCGTCAAACATTTCACAAAATAA
- the larB gene encoding nickel pincer cofactor biosynthesis protein LarB: protein MNKANRKEQILELLKCVKDGQVSPDDALLRMQTAPFEDLGYANIDYHRGLRQGTGEVIYGQNKTPVQIRNIIFNMLDKGSNNIIITRISRQTADFLIKQKINLEYHHIAKLAVAERDSRTQRVGSMVIASGGTSDIPICEEAAITAEILGSLVIRLYDVGVAGLHRLLSQQNILAKARVIVTVAGMEGALASVIGGLVSCPVIAVPTSIGYGSNFNGLSALLAMLNSCANGISVVNIDNGFGAGYIANRINKMETI from the coding sequence ATGAATAAAGCAAACCGGAAAGAACAGATTTTAGAATTATTGAAATGTGTAAAGGACGGGCAAGTATCCCCGGATGATGCATTGTTGCGGATGCAGACTGCCCCTTTTGAAGATTTGGGATACGCCAATATCGATTATCACAGAGGACTTCGACAAGGCACAGGAGAGGTGATTTACGGACAAAATAAAACACCCGTACAAATCAGAAATATCATATTCAATATGCTGGATAAAGGCTCAAATAACATTATAATTACGCGAATTTCCCGACAAACAGCAGATTTCTTAATCAAACAGAAAATAAATTTGGAATATCATCATATCGCGAAACTTGCCGTTGCAGAACGCGACAGCAGAACGCAACGAGTCGGCTCGATGGTAATCGCATCCGGCGGCACAAGTGATATACCCATATGCGAAGAAGCCGCCATTACCGCAGAGATTTTGGGAAGCCTTGTCATCCGCTTATACGATGTCGGCGTTGCAGGACTGCACCGACTTTTATCACAGCAAAATATTCTAGCAAAAGCACGCGTCATTGTAACAGTCGCAGGCATGGAAGGCGCTCTCGCAAGCGTGATTGGAGGACTTGTGAGCTGTCCAGTTATCGCGGTGCCTACAAGCATCGGCTATGGTTCCAATTTCAATGGTCTTTCAGCACTCCTTGCAATGCTTAACTCTTGCGCAAACGGCATTTCGGTCGTCAATATAGACAATGGTTTTGGCGCTGGTTATATCGCCAACCGCATCAATAAGATGGAGACTATTTGA
- the larC gene encoding nickel pincer cofactor biosynthesis protein LarC, with the protein MKTLYLECAMGAAGDMLTAALLELVNDKADFLKQINSIGIPGLKVNMESVVKCGISGTHIRVSIDDGIGESCADAAILKYIHKHNNLSLKHSHTSFEKIENIIARLSVSQKVKDNALSIYRLIAGAEASAHGISVEQIHFHELGNADAIADIVGVCILMESLAPQETIASPINVGSGFVQCAHGAIPVPSPATAYILQDIPIYSRNAHEELCTPTGAAIIKHFVKRFEQMPKMRVQKIGYGMGTKDFEYVNCLRTFLGETENSNDEINDRIVQLQCNLDDMTGEAVGFAINLLLQEGAMDVFTVPIQMKKNRPAVLLTCICNEYKAHFFAELILRHTTTFGIRRTICDRYALKRKTLTKQTLFGSIRIKTGEGYNIKKFKPEYDDIAEAAHLNNVSFSEVNDAVLCNKTNEEKKI; encoded by the coding sequence ATGAAAACACTTTATTTGGAATGCGCTATGGGAGCTGCCGGAGATATGCTGACGGCAGCATTATTAGAATTAGTTAACGATAAAGCAGATTTCTTAAAACAAATAAATTCAATCGGAATTCCAGGACTTAAAGTGAATATGGAGTCTGTCGTAAAATGTGGGATTAGCGGCACGCATATCAGAGTAAGCATTGACGACGGCATAGGAGAGTCTTGTGCAGATGCAGCTATTCTGAAATACATTCATAAACATAACAATCTTTCTCTTAAGCACAGTCATACAAGTTTTGAAAAAATTGAAAATATTATTGCCAGATTGTCTGTTTCTCAAAAAGTTAAGGACAATGCGCTAAGCATCTACCGGCTGATTGCCGGAGCTGAAGCTTCTGCACATGGAATTTCTGTAGAACAGATTCATTTTCACGAGTTAGGCAACGCAGATGCCATAGCAGATATTGTCGGTGTATGCATATTAATGGAATCTCTTGCCCCGCAGGAAACAATTGCATCTCCGATAAATGTGGGCAGTGGGTTTGTGCAATGTGCACACGGTGCAATACCTGTACCGTCTCCCGCAACAGCATATATCTTACAAGACATTCCGATTTACAGCAGAAATGCGCATGAAGAACTATGCACGCCTACCGGAGCTGCTATTATCAAACACTTTGTAAAGCGTTTTGAACAGATGCCCAAAATGCGTGTTCAAAAAATAGGCTACGGTATGGGCACAAAAGACTTTGAGTACGTTAACTGTCTCCGCACATTTTTAGGAGAAACTGAAAACAGCAACGACGAAATAAATGATCGCATAGTGCAATTACAATGCAATCTGGACGATATGACCGGTGAAGCTGTAGGATTTGCCATCAATTTATTATTACAAGAAGGCGCTATGGACGTTTTTACCGTTCCAATTCAAATGAAGAAAAACCGTCCGGCAGTTCTACTTACCTGTATATGCAATGAATATAAAGCTCATTTCTTCGCAGAATTAATACTGCGGCATACAACTACTTTCGGCATACGCCGAACCATCTGCGACCGTTATGCATTAAAACGCAAAACTTTAACAAAGCAAACATTATTTGGCAGCATACGAATAAAAACAGGAGAAGGTTATAATATAAAAAAATTTAAGCCGGAATATGACGATATTGCGGAAGCAGCGCATTTAAATAATGTATCTTTCAGTGAAGTTAATGATGCCGTATTATGTAATAAAACAAATGAAGAGAAAAAAATATGA
- the larE gene encoding ATP-dependent sacrificial sulfur transferase LarE, with amino-acid sequence MNTKQKYEMLKEYISDLANLIVAFSGGTDSTFLLKTAHGVLGNKVIAVTAKSCSFPQRELNETTAFCEKENIRQIICDVEELNIKGFSRNPTNRCYLCKKELFVKIWSVAKDNGIYNVSEGSNIDDDRDYRPGLKAVSEYSVKSPLRHVKLTKDEIRSLSKKLGLPTWNKQSFACLISRLPYGEDITPQRLSMINHAEQLLLDMGLRQVRVRHHRNLARIETDELGFNILMERSQREKVYKQFKEIGFTYVTIDIIGYRTGSMNEMLPINIVKSLYKT; translated from the coding sequence ATGAATACAAAACAAAAATATGAAATGTTAAAAGAATATATCTCTGACTTAGCCAATCTTATCGTCGCATTTTCAGGCGGAACAGACTCTACTTTCCTACTGAAAACGGCGCACGGAGTTTTAGGCAATAAGGTCATTGCCGTAACTGCAAAATCATGTTCTTTCCCGCAACGCGAGTTAAATGAAACAACAGCATTTTGCGAAAAAGAAAACATACGTCAAATTATCTGCGATGTAGAAGAACTAAATATCAAAGGTTTCTCCCGCAATCCGACAAACCGATGCTATCTGTGTAAAAAAGAGTTGTTTGTAAAAATTTGGTCTGTAGCCAAAGATAACGGCATATATAATGTATCTGAAGGTTCAAATATAGACGATGACAGAGACTACCGACCGGGTTTGAAAGCAGTATCTGAATACAGCGTTAAAAGTCCGCTTCGTCATGTAAAACTCACAAAAGATGAAATCCGCTCACTTTCCAAAAAGCTTGGACTGCCTACATGGAACAAGCAGTCTTTTGCCTGCCTGATTTCACGGCTTCCCTACGGAGAAGATATTACGCCGCAACGTTTGTCAATGATAAACCACGCAGAACAATTGCTCTTGGATATGGGACTCAGACAGGTAAGGGTGCGCCATCATAGAAATCTTGCTCGTATTGAAACAGATGAATTGGGATTTAATATTCTTATGGAACGCAGTCAGCGCGAGAAAGTGTATAAACAATTCAAAGAAATTGGCTTTACATATGTTACAATAGATATTATAGGATATCGCACTGGAAGTATGAATGAAATGCTACCCATAAATATTGTAAAATCTCTTTACAAAACTTAG
- the xerD gene encoding site-specific tyrosine recombinase XerD — translation MTDCKEALNDFISYIIVEKRLSENTVLAYKADVLKFINFAKKKQISLENFEHNDITDFLWEMKTEGLKPRSIFRVIESLRQFYKFLNSEDLAKNNPTLYLATPNLPENLPDILTFDEVDLLLNSINDDDEMHIRNKAMLELLYAAGLRVSELINLKFSDINLEDCFLRTIGKGSKERLVPFGNKAKFFISIYLKKRRPCLNVNDHIFISRLGKKLSRIEFWRQLKNIAKNVGINKNITPHTLRHSFASHLLKGGADIRFVQEMLGHASITTTQIYTHLDEDRIVQQHKKFHPRG, via the coding sequence ATGACGGATTGTAAAGAAGCGCTTAATGATTTTATTTCCTATATAATCGTTGAGAAAAGGTTGTCAGAAAATACTGTTTTGGCTTATAAAGCTGATGTCTTAAAATTTATTAATTTTGCTAAAAAGAAGCAGATATCTCTTGAAAATTTTGAACATAATGATATAACTGATTTTTTGTGGGAAATGAAAACTGAAGGCTTAAAACCAAGATCTATTTTTAGAGTTATTGAGTCTTTGAGACAGTTCTATAAATTTCTGAATTCGGAAGATTTGGCTAAAAATAATCCTACCTTGTATCTGGCAACTCCAAACCTTCCTGAAAATTTGCCGGACATACTTACTTTTGACGAGGTCGATTTACTTTTAAATTCCATAAACGATGATGATGAAATGCATATAAGAAATAAGGCGATGCTTGAACTTCTGTACGCTGCGGGACTGCGGGTTTCAGAGCTTATAAATCTCAAATTTTCAGATATAAATTTGGAAGACTGTTTTTTAAGGACTATTGGCAAAGGTTCTAAAGAAAGACTTGTTCCTTTCGGAAACAAAGCTAAATTTTTTATTAGTATTTATTTAAAAAAAAGAAGACCCTGTTTAAATGTTAATGATCATATATTTATTTCAAGGCTCGGCAAAAAACTTTCAAGAATAGAGTTTTGGAGACAGCTTAAAAATATTGCCAAAAACGTAGGGATTAATAAAAATATTACACCGCATACTTTAAGACACTCTTTCGCAAGTCATCTACTTAAAGGTGGAGCTGATATCCGTTTTGTTCAGGAAATGTTGGGGCATGCTTCAATTACGACAACGCAGATTTATACGCATCTTGATGAGGATAGAATTGTACAGCAGCATAAAAAATTTCATCCGAGAGGATAA
- a CDS encoding MBL fold metallo-hydrolase, translating to MIKVKKIISGGLEENCYAVYDSESLRAAIIDPGEDGKKVIFEIEKDKLKPELLINTHGHYDHVLSDDQIRFEFKIPLAIHKYEAQMLVGDYYGNDSGSIGFTVNVREPEVLLEDNQEVKLSFTTFKVMHTPGHTKGCICLLFDGFLITGDTLFAGTIGRTDFDGGSYEEILNSLSKIKKLNPSLVIYPGHGSNTTLANEIRHNPYLK from the coding sequence ATGATAAAAGTTAAAAAGATAATATCGGGCGGTTTAGAGGAAAACTGTTATGCAGTTTATGACTCTGAGAGTCTGCGGGCCGCAATCATAGATCCGGGCGAAGATGGGAAAAAGGTGATTTTTGAAATAGAAAAAGACAAATTAAAGCCTGAGCTACTTATAAATACGCATGGTCATTACGACCATGTACTTTCTGACGACCAGATACGTTTTGAATTTAAAATTCCGTTAGCTATACATAAATATGAAGCACAAATGCTTGTCGGTGATTATTACGGAAACGATTCCGGCTCGATTGGTTTTACCGTAAATGTCAGAGAACCTGAAGTACTGCTTGAAGACAATCAGGAAGTAAAATTGTCTTTTACAACTTTTAAAGTTATGCATACGCCGGGTCATACGAAAGGCTGTATATGTTTGTTGTTTGATGGTTTTTTAATTACCGGAGACACTCTTTTTGCTGGAACAATAGGCAGGACCGATTTTGATGGAGGAAGTTATGAAGAAATTCTGAATTCTCTTTCTAAAATAAAAAAATTAAATCCGTCTCTTGTTATTTATCCCGGGCACGGAAGCAATACGACGTTGGCTAATGAGATCAGACACAATCCGTACTTAAAATAG
- a CDS encoding putative glycoside hydrolase yields the protein MIYQSHYGKWNYGIAEPNKEPYKIVYFALADALKRITAEKLRP from the coding sequence ATGATTTATCAGTCGCATTACGGAAAATGGAATTACGGAATTGCAGAGCCGAATAAAGAGCCGTACAAAATTGTCTATTTTGCTCTAGCGGACGCACTGAAAAGAATAACCGCCGAAAAACTACGTCCATGA
- a CDS encoding S1 RNA-binding domain-containing protein, which yields MPFGVFVKLPEEIEVFININNFSWLERVKRPEYFLKKGEEVEAKIIKIDTKNRKIELSIKKLEFDREKELIRKYSNKDDNPKLGDILTEE from the coding sequence GTGCCTTTTGGTGTGTTTGTAAAACTTCCAGAGGAAATTGAAGTATTTATAAATATAAACAATTTTTCATGGCTTGAAAGAGTAAAACGTCCGGAATATTTTCTTAAAAAAGGTGAGGAAGTTGAGGCTAAAATAATAAAAATTGATACAAAAAACAGAAAAATAGAACTATCAATAAAAAAACTTGAATTTGACAGGGAGAAAGAACTCATAAGGAAGTACTCAAATAAAGATGATAACCCGAAATTGGGCGATATATTGACAGAAGAATAA
- a CDS encoding S1 RNA-binding domain-containing protein gives MKKEVKEGQKIKVEIINVDKDKKISLSVREMFINHWDEAFRQNYSLGTVVRVVVQKKLCLLVCL, from the coding sequence TTGAAAAAAGAAGTTAAAGAAGGACAAAAAATAAAAGTAGAAATTATAAATGTGGATAAAGATAAAAAAATCAGTTTATCAGTTAGAGAAATGTTTATAAATCACTGGGACGAAGCGTTCAGGCAAAATTATTCGCTGGGAACTGTTGTTAGAGTCGTAGTGCAAAAAAAACTGTGCCTTTTGGTGTGTTTGTAA
- a CDS encoding S1 RNA-binding domain-containing protein has translation MKNFTPYPWEFADKRFPVGLIVEGIVTAVMSYGAFVELEQIASFFRMHGMTAKRY, from the coding sequence TTGAAAAATTTCACTCCGTATCCGTGGGAATTTGCGGATAAAAGATTTCCTGTAGGACTTATTGTGGAAGGTATAGTAACAGCAGTTATGAGTTACGGTGCTTTTGTAGAACTTGAACAGATTGCTTCATTCTTCCGAATGCATGGAATGACGGCGAAGCGATATTGA
- a CDS encoding S1 RNA-binding domain-containing protein, translating to MSKITNFGAFINLGEIDGLLHISDVAWHRIEKFHSVSVGICG from the coding sequence GTGTCAAAGATCACCAATTTCGGAGCTTTTATTAATCTTGGCGAAATTGACGGACTTCTGCATATCAGTGATGTAGCGTGGCATAGAATTGAAAAATTTCACTCCGTATCCGTGGGAATTTGCGGATAA